A region of Dioscorea cayenensis subsp. rotundata cultivar TDr96_F1 chromosome 5, TDr96_F1_v2_PseudoChromosome.rev07_lg8_w22 25.fasta, whole genome shotgun sequence DNA encodes the following proteins:
- the LOC120260697 gene encoding ATP-dependent DNA helicase Q-like 5 isoform X1, translating into MNSDSDSAASHVSSTPPRIPNPKPFPRSEHKRKSSPKSQPSHPPTPSSGDPPITSLHGVPLKIHRSSSSDHHRSTSFSTLFKSRRPAFDPFDLQSIADPSPPKKPPPPDRVDPSKLHRNWIPSSAPPELPQKRLRFSSEGNFVRLNINGYGRRHSFRNGRKGKKLLRFRKRSGKPRTKSTGENEVEMGCLEEEEEEEESCLGDFQMQERSSGFDLGRIEEAIMAAREDPSEVNLLELLRLVYGHSSFRDGQLEAIQKVVAGESTMLVLPTGAGKSLCYQLPALILPGVTLVVSPLVALMVDQLKHLPSVIPGGLLSSNQTNEEASATLDRLREGKIKVLFVSPERFLNKGFLSVFGSTIISFVAVDEAHCISEWSHNFRPSYLRLRASILRAKLNVKCMLAMTATATSKTLQEIMHALEIPAANLIQTCQIRDNIQLFVISSGNRLKDLLMLMKSSSLVDKQSVIIYCKFQVETDMVTKYLCDNNILAKGYHSSLPARDRNRIQELFCSNKIRVVVATVAFGMGLDKSDVDLVIHYSLPESLEEYVQKTGRAGRDGRLSFCHLLLDDLTYYKLRSLLYSDGVDEYAINKLLCEIFSDGIVQDGHASSLVKESASRKFDMKEEVLLTILTQLELGDVQYLHLLPQLNVTCTLYFHKTSPDLLSKKDILIATIMKKSEIKQGYFVFDIPTVANTVGITPTDLLNKLKNLKFMGEITYDLKDPAFCFTIIKVPDDYCSLTSRITNWLSEVEQCAKIR; encoded by the exons aTGAACTCCGACTCCGACTCCGCCGCCTCCCACGTCTCCTCCACCCCTCCTCGCATCCCCAACCCCAAGCCCTTCCCAAGATCCGAGCATAAGCGCAAATCCTCTCCAAAATCCCAACCCTCTCATCCTCCGACGCCTTCATCCGGCGATCCTCCGATCACCTCTctccatggagtccctctcaAGATCCACCGGTCATCATCATCGGATCATCATCGCAGCACTTCCTTCTCCACCCTCTTCAAGTCCCGCCGGCCTGCTTTTGATCCCTTTGATCTCCAATCCATCGCAGATCCATCCCCTCCCAAGAAACCCCCGCCGCCGGATCGCGTTGATCCTTCCAAACTCCACCGCAACTGGATCCCCTCCTCCGCGCCTCCGGAGTTGCCGCAGAAGCGGCTGCGGTTCAGCTCCGAAGGAAACTTCGTCCGCCTTAACATCAATGGCTATGGACGCCGGCATTCCTTTAGGAAtggaagaaaagggaaaaagctTCTGAGGTTTCGGAAGAGATCTGGTAAGCCTCGAACTAAATCCACTGGGGAGAATGAGGTCGAAATGGGCTgtttggaagaagaagaagaagaagaagagtcgTGTTTGGGGGATTTTCAGATGCAGGAAAGGAGCTCAGGCTTTGATTTGGGGAGGATTGAGGAGGCTATTATGGCTGCAAGAGAGGATCCATCGGAGGTAAATTTGTTGGAATTGTTGAGACTGGTCTATGGGCACAGTTCATTTCGAGATGGGCAGCTGGAGGCTATCCAGAAGGTTGTTGCTGGGGAGTCCACGATGCTTGTGTTGCCCACTGGCGCCGGGAAGTCACTTTGTTATCAG TTGCCGGCTTTGATTTTACCTGGGGTGACATTGGTTGTGAGTCCTCTGGTTGCCTTGATGGTTGATCAACTGAAGCATCTTCCTTCAGTGATTCCGGGTGGGCTACTTTCCAGCAATCAG ACAAATGAAGAGGCTTCTGCAACACTAGATAGGCTCAGAGAAGGGAAAATAAAG GTGCTCTTTGTTTCACCTGAGAGATTCTTAAATAAAGGGTTCTTATCAGTATTTGGAAGTACAATTATTTCCTTTGTAGCGGTTGATGAGGCTCATTGCATTTCTGAATG GTCTCACAATTTTCGGCCCTCATATTTGAGGCTCAGGGCCTCAATACTTCGAGCAAAGCTTAACGTTAAGTGTATGCTTGCTATGACTGCCACAGCAACATCTAAAACATTACAAGAGATAATGCATGCTTTAGAAATTCCAGCTGCGAATCTTATTCAGACATGCCAAATAAGAGACAACATCCAACTCTTTGTGATTTCTAGTGGGAATAG ATTGAAAGACTTATTGATGCTGATGAAGTCTTCATCTTTAGTCGATAAGCAAAGTGTCATTATTTATTGCAAATTTCAG GTTGAGACTGATATGGTGACCAAGTATCTTTGTGATAATAATATCCTTGCCAAG GGATATCATAGTAGCTTACCTGCAAGGGATAGGAATCGCATACAGGAACTCTTTTGTTCTAACAAGATCAGAGTG GTTGTGGCAACTGTGGCGTTTGGCATGGGCCTGGATAAGAGTGACGTTGATTTA gtgATTCATTACAGTCTGCCTGAAAGCTTGGAAGAATATGTACAG AAAACAGGACGTGCTGGAAGGGACGGCAGACTTTCTTTTTGCCATCTACTTCTTGATGACCTTACCTATTATAAGCTCCGTAGTCTTTTATACAG TGATGGCGTAGATGAATATGCGATAAATAAACTACTCTGTGAAATTTTTTCTGATGGCATCGTTCAAGATGGACACGCTAGTTCCCTCGTTAAGGAATCAGCATCAAGGAAATTTGATATGAAAGAAGAG GTGCTGCTTACTATTCTAACACAGTTGGAGCTTGGTGATGTGCAATATCTACACCTACTTCCACAACTCAATGTGACTTGTACCTTGTATTTTCACAAG ACATCACCAGATTTGCTTTCGAAAAAGGATATTCTGATTGCAACCATCATGAAGAA ATCAGAGATAAAGCAAGGATACTTTGTGTTTGACATACCCACAGTGGCAAATACAGTTGGCATAACCCCAACTGACCTATTGAATAAGCTGAAAAATCTCAAG TTCATGGGAGAAATAACATATGACCTGAAGGATCCAGCATTTTGTTTTACAATTATAAAGGTGCCAGATGATTATTGCTCTCTCACATCTCGTATCACTAACTGGCTGTCTGAGGTTGAACAAT gTGCAAAAATTAGATGA
- the LOC120260697 gene encoding ATP-dependent DNA helicase Q-like 5 isoform X3 — MNSDSDSAASHVSSTPPRIPNPKPFPRSEHKRKSSPKSQPSHPPTPSSGDPPITSLHGVPLKIHRSSSSDHHRSTSFSTLFKSRRPAFDPFDLQSIADPSPPKKPPPPDRVDPSKLHRNWIPSSAPPELPQKRLRFSSEGNFVRLNINGYGRRHSFRNGRKGKKLLRFRKRSGKPRTKSTGENEVEMGCLEEEEEEEESCLGDFQMQERSSGFDLGRIEEAIMAAREDPSEVNLLELLRLVYGHSSFRDGQLEAIQKVVAGESTMLVLPTGAGKSLCYQLPALILPGVTLVVSPLVALMVDQLKHLPSVIPGGLLSSNQTNEEASATLDRLREGKIKVLFVSPERFLNKGFLSVFGSTIISFVAVDEAHCISEWSHNFRPSYLRLRASILRAKLNVKCMLAMTATATSKTLQEIMHALEIPAANLIQTCQIRDNIQLFVISSGNRLKDLLMLMKSSSLVDKQSVIIYCKFQVETDMVTKYLCDNNILAKGYHSSLPARDRNRIQELFCSNKIRVVVATVAFGMGLDKSDVDLVIHYSLPESLEEYVQKTGRAGRDGRLSFCHLLLDDLTYYKLRSLLYSDGVDEYAINKLLCEIFSDGIVQDGHASSLVKESASRKFDMKEEVLLTILTQLELGDVQYLHLLPQLNVTCTLYFHKTSPDLLSKKDILIATIMKKSEIKQGYFVFDIPTVANTVGITPTDLLNKLKNLKFMGEITYDLKDPAFCFTIIKVPDDYCSLTSRITNWLSEVEQCKVQKLDEMFHVATFAAKECPKVDGCFDNMHTPCIQKKILDYFCRDANAPSDDVFTKMGRSSPFLHADIKVFLQSNSHVKFTPRAIARIMHGIPSPSFPSATWSKCHFWERYSQIDFAVVMKAATSELMHFDRKT; from the exons aTGAACTCCGACTCCGACTCCGCCGCCTCCCACGTCTCCTCCACCCCTCCTCGCATCCCCAACCCCAAGCCCTTCCCAAGATCCGAGCATAAGCGCAAATCCTCTCCAAAATCCCAACCCTCTCATCCTCCGACGCCTTCATCCGGCGATCCTCCGATCACCTCTctccatggagtccctctcaAGATCCACCGGTCATCATCATCGGATCATCATCGCAGCACTTCCTTCTCCACCCTCTTCAAGTCCCGCCGGCCTGCTTTTGATCCCTTTGATCTCCAATCCATCGCAGATCCATCCCCTCCCAAGAAACCCCCGCCGCCGGATCGCGTTGATCCTTCCAAACTCCACCGCAACTGGATCCCCTCCTCCGCGCCTCCGGAGTTGCCGCAGAAGCGGCTGCGGTTCAGCTCCGAAGGAAACTTCGTCCGCCTTAACATCAATGGCTATGGACGCCGGCATTCCTTTAGGAAtggaagaaaagggaaaaagctTCTGAGGTTTCGGAAGAGATCTGGTAAGCCTCGAACTAAATCCACTGGGGAGAATGAGGTCGAAATGGGCTgtttggaagaagaagaagaagaagaagagtcgTGTTTGGGGGATTTTCAGATGCAGGAAAGGAGCTCAGGCTTTGATTTGGGGAGGATTGAGGAGGCTATTATGGCTGCAAGAGAGGATCCATCGGAGGTAAATTTGTTGGAATTGTTGAGACTGGTCTATGGGCACAGTTCATTTCGAGATGGGCAGCTGGAGGCTATCCAGAAGGTTGTTGCTGGGGAGTCCACGATGCTTGTGTTGCCCACTGGCGCCGGGAAGTCACTTTGTTATCAG TTGCCGGCTTTGATTTTACCTGGGGTGACATTGGTTGTGAGTCCTCTGGTTGCCTTGATGGTTGATCAACTGAAGCATCTTCCTTCAGTGATTCCGGGTGGGCTACTTTCCAGCAATCAG ACAAATGAAGAGGCTTCTGCAACACTAGATAGGCTCAGAGAAGGGAAAATAAAG GTGCTCTTTGTTTCACCTGAGAGATTCTTAAATAAAGGGTTCTTATCAGTATTTGGAAGTACAATTATTTCCTTTGTAGCGGTTGATGAGGCTCATTGCATTTCTGAATG GTCTCACAATTTTCGGCCCTCATATTTGAGGCTCAGGGCCTCAATACTTCGAGCAAAGCTTAACGTTAAGTGTATGCTTGCTATGACTGCCACAGCAACATCTAAAACATTACAAGAGATAATGCATGCTTTAGAAATTCCAGCTGCGAATCTTATTCAGACATGCCAAATAAGAGACAACATCCAACTCTTTGTGATTTCTAGTGGGAATAG ATTGAAAGACTTATTGATGCTGATGAAGTCTTCATCTTTAGTCGATAAGCAAAGTGTCATTATTTATTGCAAATTTCAG GTTGAGACTGATATGGTGACCAAGTATCTTTGTGATAATAATATCCTTGCCAAG GGATATCATAGTAGCTTACCTGCAAGGGATAGGAATCGCATACAGGAACTCTTTTGTTCTAACAAGATCAGAGTG GTTGTGGCAACTGTGGCGTTTGGCATGGGCCTGGATAAGAGTGACGTTGATTTA gtgATTCATTACAGTCTGCCTGAAAGCTTGGAAGAATATGTACAG AAAACAGGACGTGCTGGAAGGGACGGCAGACTTTCTTTTTGCCATCTACTTCTTGATGACCTTACCTATTATAAGCTCCGTAGTCTTTTATACAG TGATGGCGTAGATGAATATGCGATAAATAAACTACTCTGTGAAATTTTTTCTGATGGCATCGTTCAAGATGGACACGCTAGTTCCCTCGTTAAGGAATCAGCATCAAGGAAATTTGATATGAAAGAAGAG GTGCTGCTTACTATTCTAACACAGTTGGAGCTTGGTGATGTGCAATATCTACACCTACTTCCACAACTCAATGTGACTTGTACCTTGTATTTTCACAAG ACATCACCAGATTTGCTTTCGAAAAAGGATATTCTGATTGCAACCATCATGAAGAA ATCAGAGATAAAGCAAGGATACTTTGTGTTTGACATACCCACAGTGGCAAATACAGTTGGCATAACCCCAACTGACCTATTGAATAAGCTGAAAAATCTCAAG TTCATGGGAGAAATAACATATGACCTGAAGGATCCAGCATTTTGTTTTACAATTATAAAGGTGCCAGATGATTATTGCTCTCTCACATCTCGTATCACTAACTGGCTGTCTGAGGTTGAACAATGTAAG gTGCAAAAATTAGATGAAATGTTCCACGTTGCAACATTTGCTGCCAAGGAGTGTCCCAAAGTTGATGGATGCTTTGATAATATGCACACACCCTGCATCCAAAAGAAAATCCTGGACTACTTTTGTAGAGATGCCAATGCCCCATCAGATGATGTTTTCACTAAGATGGGACGCAGCAG CCCATTTCTGCATGCAGATATAAAG GTATTTTTGCAGAGCAATTCACATGTCAAGTTTACCCCAAGAGCAATAGCAAGAATTATGCATGGTATCCCTAGCCCATCTTTTCCCTCTGCAACTTGGTCTAAATGTCATTTCTG GGAGAGATATTCACAGATTGATTTTGCAGTAGTGATGAAAGCTGCCACATCAGAGCTGATGCATTTTGATAGGAAAACTTAG
- the LOC120260697 gene encoding ATP-dependent DNA helicase Q-like 5 isoform X2, producing MNSDSDSAASHVSSTPPRIPNPKPFPRSEHKRKSSPKSQPSHPPTPSSGDPPITSLHGVPLKIHRSSSSDHHRSTSFSTLFKSRRPAFDPFDLQSIADPSPPKKPPPPDRVDPSKLHRNWIPSSAPPELPQKRLRFSSEGNFVRLNINGYGRRHSFRNGRKGKKLLRFRKRSGKPRTKSTGENEVEMGCLEEEEEEEESCLGDFQMQERSSGFDLGRIEEAIMAAREDPSEVNLLELLRLVYGHSSFRDGQLEAIQKVVAGESTMLVLPTGAGKSLCYQLPALILPGVTLVVSPLVALMVDQLKHLPSVIPGGLLSSNQTNEEASATLDRLREGKIKVLFVSPERFLNKGFLSVFGSTIISFVAVDEAHCISEWSHNFRPSYLRLRASILRAKLNVKCMLAMTATATSKTLQEIMHALEIPAANLIQTCQIRDNIQLFVISSGNRQDCFFFFTKLEFDHAMAFPCFNFLCRYSINYRLKDLLMLMKSSSLVDKQSVIIYCKFQVETDMVTKYLCDNNILAKGYHSSLPARDRNRIQELFCSNKIRVVVATVAFGMGLDKSDVDLVIHYSLPESLEEYVQKTGRAGRDGRLSFCHLLLDDLTYYKLRSLLYSDGVDEYAINKLLCEIFSDGIVQDGHASSLVKESASRKFDMKEEVLLTILTQLELGDVQYLHLLPQLNVTCTLYFHKTSPDLLSKKDILIATIMKKSEIKQGYFVFDIPTVANTVGITPTDLLNKLKNLKFMGEITYDLKDPAFCFTIIKVPDDYCSLTSRITNWLSEVEQCKVQKLDEMFHVATFAAKECPKVDGCFDNMHTPCIQKKILDYFCRDANAPSDDVFTKMGRSSPFLHADIKVFLQSNSHVKFTPRAIARIMHGIPSPSFPSATWSKCHFWERYSQIDFAVVMKAATSELMHFDRKT from the exons aTGAACTCCGACTCCGACTCCGCCGCCTCCCACGTCTCCTCCACCCCTCCTCGCATCCCCAACCCCAAGCCCTTCCCAAGATCCGAGCATAAGCGCAAATCCTCTCCAAAATCCCAACCCTCTCATCCTCCGACGCCTTCATCCGGCGATCCTCCGATCACCTCTctccatggagtccctctcaAGATCCACCGGTCATCATCATCGGATCATCATCGCAGCACTTCCTTCTCCACCCTCTTCAAGTCCCGCCGGCCTGCTTTTGATCCCTTTGATCTCCAATCCATCGCAGATCCATCCCCTCCCAAGAAACCCCCGCCGCCGGATCGCGTTGATCCTTCCAAACTCCACCGCAACTGGATCCCCTCCTCCGCGCCTCCGGAGTTGCCGCAGAAGCGGCTGCGGTTCAGCTCCGAAGGAAACTTCGTCCGCCTTAACATCAATGGCTATGGACGCCGGCATTCCTTTAGGAAtggaagaaaagggaaaaagctTCTGAGGTTTCGGAAGAGATCTGGTAAGCCTCGAACTAAATCCACTGGGGAGAATGAGGTCGAAATGGGCTgtttggaagaagaagaagaagaagaagagtcgTGTTTGGGGGATTTTCAGATGCAGGAAAGGAGCTCAGGCTTTGATTTGGGGAGGATTGAGGAGGCTATTATGGCTGCAAGAGAGGATCCATCGGAGGTAAATTTGTTGGAATTGTTGAGACTGGTCTATGGGCACAGTTCATTTCGAGATGGGCAGCTGGAGGCTATCCAGAAGGTTGTTGCTGGGGAGTCCACGATGCTTGTGTTGCCCACTGGCGCCGGGAAGTCACTTTGTTATCAG TTGCCGGCTTTGATTTTACCTGGGGTGACATTGGTTGTGAGTCCTCTGGTTGCCTTGATGGTTGATCAACTGAAGCATCTTCCTTCAGTGATTCCGGGTGGGCTACTTTCCAGCAATCAG ACAAATGAAGAGGCTTCTGCAACACTAGATAGGCTCAGAGAAGGGAAAATAAAG GTGCTCTTTGTTTCACCTGAGAGATTCTTAAATAAAGGGTTCTTATCAGTATTTGGAAGTACAATTATTTCCTTTGTAGCGGTTGATGAGGCTCATTGCATTTCTGAATG GTCTCACAATTTTCGGCCCTCATATTTGAGGCTCAGGGCCTCAATACTTCGAGCAAAGCTTAACGTTAAGTGTATGCTTGCTATGACTGCCACAGCAACATCTAAAACATTACAAGAGATAATGCATGCTTTAGAAATTCCAGCTGCGAATCTTATTCAGACATGCCAAATAAGAGACAACATCCAACTCTTTGTGATTTCTAGTGGGAATAGGCAAgattgctttttctttttcacaaagCTTGAGTTTGACCATGCAATGGCTTTCCCTTGTTTTAATTTCCTGTGCCGTTATTCTATCAACTACAGATTGAAAGACTTATTGATGCTGATGAAGTCTTCATCTTTAGTCGATAAGCAAAGTGTCATTATTTATTGCAAATTTCAG GTTGAGACTGATATGGTGACCAAGTATCTTTGTGATAATAATATCCTTGCCAAG GGATATCATAGTAGCTTACCTGCAAGGGATAGGAATCGCATACAGGAACTCTTTTGTTCTAACAAGATCAGAGTG GTTGTGGCAACTGTGGCGTTTGGCATGGGCCTGGATAAGAGTGACGTTGATTTA gtgATTCATTACAGTCTGCCTGAAAGCTTGGAAGAATATGTACAG AAAACAGGACGTGCTGGAAGGGACGGCAGACTTTCTTTTTGCCATCTACTTCTTGATGACCTTACCTATTATAAGCTCCGTAGTCTTTTATACAG TGATGGCGTAGATGAATATGCGATAAATAAACTACTCTGTGAAATTTTTTCTGATGGCATCGTTCAAGATGGACACGCTAGTTCCCTCGTTAAGGAATCAGCATCAAGGAAATTTGATATGAAAGAAGAG GTGCTGCTTACTATTCTAACACAGTTGGAGCTTGGTGATGTGCAATATCTACACCTACTTCCACAACTCAATGTGACTTGTACCTTGTATTTTCACAAG ACATCACCAGATTTGCTTTCGAAAAAGGATATTCTGATTGCAACCATCATGAAGAA ATCAGAGATAAAGCAAGGATACTTTGTGTTTGACATACCCACAGTGGCAAATACAGTTGGCATAACCCCAACTGACCTATTGAATAAGCTGAAAAATCTCAAG TTCATGGGAGAAATAACATATGACCTGAAGGATCCAGCATTTTGTTTTACAATTATAAAGGTGCCAGATGATTATTGCTCTCTCACATCTCGTATCACTAACTGGCTGTCTGAGGTTGAACAATGTAAG gTGCAAAAATTAGATGAAATGTTCCACGTTGCAACATTTGCTGCCAAGGAGTGTCCCAAAGTTGATGGATGCTTTGATAATATGCACACACCCTGCATCCAAAAGAAAATCCTGGACTACTTTTGTAGAGATGCCAATGCCCCATCAGATGATGTTTTCACTAAGATGGGACGCAGCAG CCCATTTCTGCATGCAGATATAAAG GTATTTTTGCAGAGCAATTCACATGTCAAGTTTACCCCAAGAGCAATAGCAAGAATTATGCATGGTATCCCTAGCCCATCTTTTCCCTCTGCAACTTGGTCTAAATGTCATTTCTG GGAGAGATATTCACAGATTGATTTTGCAGTAGTGATGAAAGCTGCCACATCAGAGCTGATGCATTTTGATAGGAAAACTTAG
- the LOC120260038 gene encoding uncharacterized membrane protein YuiD-like: MREMTEVSSMAASQDPFSFFHNYPLISSLLSFVIAQCIKFFTSWYKERHWDLKQLVGSGGMPSSHSATVTSLAIAVGLHDGFGSSSFAIAMIFACVVMYDAFGVRLHAGKQAEVLNQIVYGLPSEHPLADTRPLRELLGHTPTQVVAGALLGCVTAIIGHQISLAHRNAS; encoded by the exons ATGAGAGAGATGACGGAGGTCTCATCAATGGCTGCTTCTCAGGatcccttctccttcttccacaATTACCCCTTGATCTCTTCCCTTCTCTCCTTTGTCATCGCCCAGTGCATCAAGTTCTTCACCTCCTG GTACAAGGAAAGACATTGGGATCTAAAGCAGCTGGTTGGATCTGGTGGAATGCCATCATCACATTCTGCTACAGTTACTTCGCTCGCCATTGCTGTTGGACTCCATGATGGCTTTGGGAGTTCTTCGTTCGCTATTGCAATGATTTTTGCATGTGTT GTGATGTATGATGCTTTTGGGGTACGTTTACATGCTGGAAAGCAGGCTGAG GTGTTGAATCAAATTGTATATGGACTTCCATCAGAGCACCCTCTAGCTGATACAAGACCTCTGCGTGAACTTCTAGGGCATACTCCTACTCAG GTTGTTGCTGGTGCATTACTGGGATGTGTTACAGCTATTATTGGCCACCAGATCAGTTTGGCACATAGAAATGCTTCTTGA
- the LOC120261594 gene encoding malate synthase produces MRKLGGIAWNSKKMKTKKKRSETGGGARGLAVCLKHTRKFKGKKKRKKEMGSYDVPEGVDIKGRYDEEFARILTKEALQFVAELQREFRGRIKYALECRKESQKKYNLEEIPGFDPATKNIRDGDWVCAGVPPAVADRTVEITGPVERKMIINALNSGAKVFMADFEDALSPNWENLMRGHVNLRDAVNGTISYEDKIRKRMYKLNEKPAVLFVRPRGWHLPEFHILIDGEPATGCLLDFGLYFFHNHNMFRATQGAGSGPFFYLPKMEHSREAKIWNCVFERAENVAGIEKGSIRATVLIETLPAVFQMDEILYELKDHSVGLNCGRWDYIFSYVKTFQAHPDRLLPDRVLVGMNQHFMKSYSEKLIYTCHRRRVHAMGGMAAQIPIKDDKVANEAAMELVRKDKLREVRAGHDGTWAAHPGLIPDILQVFTSNMTSKPNQIYSMKREDAASITEEDLLQRPRGVRTLEGLRLNTRVGIQYLAAWLSGTGSVPLYNLMEDAATAEISRVQNWQWLKHRAVLDGDGVKVKVTLELFGRVVEEEMARIEKEVGPEKFNNGLYKKASKIFTKQCTSPELDDFLTLDAYNNIVVHHPRSPSRL; encoded by the exons ATGAGGAAATTGGGAGGGATTGCTTGGAATTCAAAGAAGATgaaaacgaagaagaagagatcGGAAACCGGGGGCGGGGCCCGTGGTCTCGCGGTGTG CTTAAAACATACAAgaaaatttaaaggaaaaaaaaaaagaaagaaagaaatgggtTCTTATGATGTACCTGAAGGAGTGGACATTAAAGGGAGATATGATGAAGAGTTTGCAAGGATTTTAACAAAGGAGGCCTTGCAGTTTGTGGCAGAGTTGCAAAGGGAGTTTAGAGGCAGGATTAAGTATGCTTTGGAGTGTAGAAAAGAGTCTCAGAAAAAGTATAACTTGGAAGAGATACCTGGGTTTGATCCAGCCACTAAGAATATAAGGGATGGTGATTGGGTTTGTGCTGGTGTGCCGCCGGCGGTTGCTGATCGAACGGTGGAGATTACAGGGCCGGTTGAGAGGAAGATGATTATCAATGCTCTTAACTCTGGAGCTAAAGTTTTCATG GCTGATTTTGAGGATGCACTATCACCAAACTGGGAGAACTTGATGAGAGGCCATGTAAATCTTAGAGATGCAGTGAATGGAACTATAAGTTATGAAGACAAGATCAGGAAGAGGATGTACAAGCTTAATGAGAAGCCGGCGGTGTTATTCGTCCGGCCAAGAGGCTGGCACTTGCCGGAGTTTCATATTCTCATCGACGGTGAGCCAGCTACCGGCTGCCTCCTCGACTTCGGCCTCTACTTCTTTCACAACCACAACATGTTCCGTGCCACCCAAGGCGCCGGTTCCGGCCCTTTCTTTTATCTTCCAAAGATGGAACACTCAAG ggaGGCAAAGATATGGAATTGTGTGTTTGAGAGAGCAGAGAATGTGGCAGGAATAGAGAAAGGGAGCATAAGAGCAACAGTGTTAATTGAAACTTTGCCTGCAGTGTTTCAGATGGATGAGATACTATATGAGCTAAAGGATCATTCTGTGGGACTTAATTGTGGGAGATGGGACTATATCTTCAGTTATGTCAAGACATTTCAGGCTCATCCTGATCGGCTTCTCCCCGACCGAGTCCTCGTCGGAATGAACCAACATTTCATGAAGAGCTACTCAGAGAAGCTCATCTACACTTGCCACCGTCGCCGTGTCCATGCGATGGGCGGCATG GCTGCGCAAATTCCGATCAAGGATGATAAGGTGGCAAATGAGGCCGCGATGGAGCTGGTGCGGAAGGACAAACTGCGAGAGGTGCGAGCAGGGCACGACGGCACCTGGGCAGCGCACCCGGGTCTTATTCCTGATATCCTGCAAGTATTCACTAGTAATATGACTAGTAAACCGAATCAGATATATAGTATGAAGCGAGAGGATGCTGCGAGTATCACCGAAGAGGACCTTCTTCAAAGGCCCAGAGGAGTGAGGACACTCGAAGGACTCCGGCTAAACACTAGGGTCGGCATTCAATACCTTGCCGCCTGGCTCTCCGGCACTGGTTCGGTCCCGCTCTACAACCTCATGGAAGATGCAGCAACAGCTGAGATCAGTAGGGTCCAAAACTGGCAATGGCTAAAACACAGAGCTGTTTTGGATGGCGACGGTGTGAAGGTGAAGGTGACACTGGAACTCTTCGGCCGGGTGGTCGAAGAGGAGATGGCAAGGATTGAAAAAGAGGTTGGACCGGAGAAGTTCAACAATGGCCTCTACAAAAAGGccagcaagatcttcaccaaacAATGCACATCACCTGAATTGGATGATTTCCTCACACTGGATGCTTACAATAACATTGTTGTTCATCACCCCAGATCACCCTCCAGACTCTGA